The nucleotide sequence CCAAAGCAGGTTTTGGTAATTAAGACCTAGGTGCAGATAAGAAAAAGTCAGCTGGGttatctgaaaaggaaaatagatgCCTGGAGGGGGGAGGTAGGAATAACTTGATGAAGGAAATTCTAAGTTTTCTCTTAAGTGAACCCAAATCTGTGCTGCTATGAGAACTAGCCACTTGTAACACTCAATTACAGTGCATTGTCAGCTCATATGTCTCCTTTTTTGAGGAGATACTTTGATATTCTGTTACTGGCTCCAAGTTCATGCTTTTCTCCCTCCGTTTTACTTTTAGGCTGAAGTTCAAGGTGTGCATAAACACTTAATGGATTTGTTTTGTGAGCCAAGTGAAATCAAACacagaattttgttttgaatttgagCAAATTGAGGTTGCATGAAAATAATGATACAGGATAGTATCATGGCTAACTCAAATTTCCAGGCTCTGGAGTGTAGGACTTCTCTTCCCTTGTCCCCAGGATGGGCTGTTATTCCTTCCAGTATTGCAAGGGATCCCTAtccatttatattttcttttccccctttttttttttttaaacagggaTGAAAATGTTACAACTGGGCAAATACCTTAGcagaaaatgtcaaaattaggattaatgtttttaatgaaatagaACATCCCTAGAATTTCATGCCACTGAAATACACTCGGTTGGATTGGTTTTGGGAGTTTGCTAAACCAGAATGTAGATGAGGTGACAGCAGAtaatgcttttttcctttatttctacATGGGAAAGGTCGTTCCATGGGCTCAcgagctgctgcctctgtgatATGTCAGCTGAGCCagggtgatgatgatgatggtttCATTCAAGGTCTTGTGTGTTTATCTTACCCATTGCATCGACCAAAGCTGCAGTCCAAGCTCCGGGATGAGGATTTATTACTGATCAGGTGTCCAGTGCTGTTTGTCTCAGGATCAGCAGATGAGATGTGTGAAAAAGTGAGTACCCTTGTAAATCCTGCTATGAAAGAGCAGTCTGGAGGAGCAGCAACAAGCCTCAGTGATGCCTGTATTTCACCTGATTAACAGCCTTCCCTAAATAGGTGTCTTCTGAAGGAAGCCTTGAGTAGAAAACTTCATCAGATACATGGAAGCCTGGCAGTGCTTCCTTTTACTGCGTAAAACTTAATGGATCACACTTGATCTTCCACTTTAGCAAGCTCATCTTTGGGTCACTGAAATAGCCCTGATTTAAATGGTTTCGATAGGATTGAACAAAATGCAAGCGGCCTATGGAAGGAGTGAGTTATTTGCTATTTTGTTTTAACCATTTCAAGTTACAAAACCTGTGCTGAGCCACCAATTTCACATTGGTCACACTTTTATGGCAAATTCTTCTAGAAAAGCAGTTCTATCCCCAAGTCAGGTTTCTGTGGTAGAAATTGATATTTTTGTAGAGATGAAGAGCAGGTGTACAGAGGCAGGGAAACTGCTTTTCTGCCATGTTTTCTTGCAACTAGATATCTGTTGTTCTTGAACAGGTCACCTTGAATTTGGAGCTATCTACAGTTGGCATTTTCCTTGCTTGGACAGTTTCTAAGGAGTCATAGTGCTTCTGTGAGGACTTGTCACCAAAATAAGTCATACTAGTGACCAGAGATCCTTGGAGTGCCCTCTTAGTGGGGGAGTCTTTGACTTTGTGAGCTGTTTAGACTTTGTGAGGTTTTTAGATCTGTTTGCTGAGAAATTTCAGTAGCGTCCAAGCCATTCCCTAAGGAATTACATTGCTACTCAGCCTCTGTAGAAAAATCTGGCTTCAATTCTATAATTTTATTGCCAGCACTACCCTCTGACAGTAAATATGGATTCCTTTGTAAGTACAGGGAGGGTGCCTGCAAAGGGCTGTGACCTGTGTGGGTTTTGAAGTTCtaattttctgctgttctctgtTTGACTGAGGGCAAAGCTTTGAGCAGATCCCAGTATTCATTTTCTGAATAGAGAATACATCCCATTTCCCCATCAAGGTGTTTTTCATGTACACACAGATCCGTTCGGTTCCATAGGAGCTGCCTATTTTGCATCACACAGGCAAAGCAAGAGACATCTAGGTGTTTCAGAGTTTGTAGCAGCCGATTCTCTAATATTTGCATTCTTATTTTCTCCACAGCAATTGCTAGAAGGTGTGGTGAGCAAAATgaaaacccctaaaaaaatccattggATTGATAAAGCAAACCACGGGATGGCAGTCAAAGGACGAACAAGAAATGATGtcatggaagaaataaatgcaCAAGTTTTTTCTTGGCTTAGAGAGAATGTTCAACTGCAGCACAGATAATTTGCAGTGTTCAAGCAGCATCTCCATTTAGTTTTTCCTAACTGTAGCAAATAAGGGGTTTGTTATTTTTAGaggcatatttttttaaactgatctTTTCAGAGGTCTAAGTGCAAATGCAGGTAAAACTTTAtatgagttttaaaaatatgcaaaacaaTAAAGAACTTCTTGAATGACGGAGAATACATCATGGCAGCGTTGTTCTCAATGTTTCTATGCAAATAACCATATACAATACTTGGGTGGGAATGCAGAGGATGAAGTAATGGTTTTGACTAGTATTTGAAGTAatatactggaaaaaaatctacttGGACAGTGTTTCTTTAGGGGTCTTCAATTTCTGATTGTATTACTGATGCTGTACTCACTTGCAATTAAAACCTACTGAGTGGTAGAGTTCTGCCAGCACATTCCCTGAGGCAGGTAAGCCTGGTGTACTACTTTTCCTTGGTGCTGTGTGCTGGCCTTCCCAGGTGCTTCCAAGCCAGTGAGGCAGGGAGAGGAATCTCTGGTTGTTGACAGTATCTGCCACTTTGGGGAGCCAGATTTTGCCTGTGTGGAGAGGAGGAGGTAATACACGCACAGCTGGGCATGTGGAGCAAAGAAGATGGTTCAGTTTTGAGAAGTCCCTTTCACCAATGTCCTTTGTGTAAAAGACTGATCAGAGACACCctctaataaataaaaactactAGAAAAAGTGTCTTTAGTGATGGAGGAACTCCTGGAGCAGGAACCAGTTCTGCATCCATTGTGACAGGAGGAACTCAGGGCCCTGTCTAAGCTCTGACCCTGGAGAGTGGATGAAACACTTTGTGTGTCCTGGCAGCTACAGCCTTTCTCAGTATGGGCTGTGAGTAACCTGTTGGTATAAACCAAGCTTACAGCACTATTGGAAGTGTGGTTTTCCTTCAGGTTAACAGGATTTATTAGGAACTCCACAGCCTTGTCTTTGAGATTCTCTCAGAAGAGGCAAAGTTATGGTCTGAAAAAAAAGATGCctttggatggatggataggtAGCTAGACAGAGTAGGGGGAAGATTTACAATTCTCATCTGCCCCTTTTTGCAGAACAGTTTCATGTTTGTGAGAAGATTCACTATAAACAAGCATGAGTAAAAAGTATCTGCATTCCCAGAGTAACTCAGGACAGGAACGCATGATTGATACAAACatgttttttatttagaaaagaaattataaaaatgtgtttgaataAGGCTCTGCCACCACTGCATGATAAAAAGGAAGTTGGgggtggtttgttttcttctgtatgtCAATCATGAAATGGCAAACTTAAAAATACCCACTGATGTTATCCATGGACATATTAATCCAGATTCTTCTTTCTTTAAGGATCTTGACAGTCTGAATGTAGgtaaatactgaaaaaatttatttatttctgtcagagttcatctttGGCCTGCAGTCAAAAAAGAAGAAGCATATTTCGGTTAAGTGGAAGCCTAATTTTTCACTGTCTAGTCCTGCAAATACATCAAGAAATGTTTCTAAGTTCGATAGGTGTTAATGGCCCAGCCTGATAACTGATACTGTGGGGCActgagcagccctgctccagcgGGGCTGCACAGAAACTGAAGACACTCAGCACTTTACATTTAACTCTGCATGTACTGTACCTTTTTTCGGTGGCAAGTGCATGGGAAAAGGTCATCATCAGGCTGCTGCACCTTCTCCATCCCATCTCTGATTTTTGGTTCACTCACTTGTAAGCTAGCATATTCCTAGTTTTAAGACAAGGAAGGTATCATTCACAAATGTTTTAGACTGTATATCTGGTTGCCAATACTGCACCAACTCAGCTGAGCCATTCTACAAAAACTCTGGGGCTACACAATCTCATCTGTTCCTGCAGACTCCTGTCCCAGACAGGGTGAGGAAACACCCAGCTGCAGACAGGAGTCCCTTCGGGTGCCTCCCTGGAGTTCGGTAGCTCAGTGCTAATGCACAGATATTTTCAGCTGTGGTTCGCAGGGTGTGCGTCTGATATGGAATTCTTTGATCATTGTGGACAACATATTCTGGCAGATTAGATCAAGATTTATGGGATCCCACAGCCTCTTAAAGAGCCAGTGTAATCTTAAGGGGTTTTATAGGATATAATTGAATACAATGTTTGTAAACCAAATGAAAACTTTAATTACTGTTGCTTGCTTCGTGGCTTCAGGTACCAGACTGGCCaatttccagcagctctgttgcTCTAAATTCTTGCTGTGTGATTTCTATTTCTGTGCCAGTAGCCATTAAAAATATACTGACCTGGAAAAGTTTGAAATAGTAACAAAAAATGTGGTCTCCCATGAGATTGTTTCTTGCAAATTCCTGTCCagattttgcaatattttttgcctgtcaaagaaaatgaaagtttggtttattttttttttattgcccaGAACTagtatttatttcagtgtgCTACTGTTGGTTGTGGAGTTCCAAATGATGCTGACAGTCTAAGATAACTCAAAacattctttttaaaagttaagGCACTGCTaggaaaatattgttttattttttttcctggagctcaattttttttccaaataaataacaATATTATGCATTTTTGAGTGTTTTTCTTGTTCATAGAATTGATGAAAATAAGTTTCAAGTCCTCCTAgtatatttttttgctttgttttaaagaaattcaatttctgttctcttctaGAAACATTACTGTGTATTTCTAAATGCATATTTTACCTCTTCATCATGATCTTTTGCCCACTGTAGTTTTTCTAGCAGATCACTCAGGTTACTTTTAAATGGGATGTAATGTTTCCATGGCTGTAGCTCATTATAAAAGTGTTCATAGTAGATGGAGTCTTGCTTTAGCACCACACTGTTTCCTGCTAGTAGATAAGGCAATCTGTATGCTGCCACTGTGCCATCAATATTAATTTGATATTTatactggaaagaaaaggaccAGAAGTTATTAAAAACCACAAGATCCCAGGGGCTTGGTTAGGTTATATTCTGAGGGCACTGGTGTTACTGACTTGCCAATATTGAGACAGGTAGCACTGGCTAGGCAAGCATCAATGTCTAAGAAGCTTTTATTATCTAGTTTGGAATTCGTCACAGTGCAGGGTACACAGAGCTTCATCAGTTAAGTTCTCCGCAAATTCTTAGGCGCTCATCCTTGAATGTGAGGGTAGATGTGCCACTTCATCCACCGATTTTCCCACTATGTTAGTTATGTTAGTAGTCCTGATCACTgaatcaggaaaaagaaataaaaaggaactTGAAGTTACACAGATTACATGAGGCTAAAGAACCTTTAGATATAAATCAGATATTACTATCCTGAGGGTAAGAGCTACATAGCAGTTAATCCCACTGGAGGCATGTCTAGTCATGCTTGTTACTGGTGCTGTCCAGAAAAACTAAAACTCACTTTATTTTCAATAACACTAAGATATTTGATAATGGCAAATAGCGAGAACTGAGTTCTATGAAAAATGATTAGTGGCttaccttaaaaaaatcaaaaaatgaaatgtgtttAACGATAGGGCCATAGAGGCTTTCAtcatgtttaaagaaaaaaaagtttgtgaaAGCAGCGTCTATGATCTCTGGATATTTCCTGCTGAGTTTAACAAGCTCAAGCCTCTCTTTGCGGCTGTCACGTCCTCTCCAGAAGGCTGTGGTATTCTTGTCTTCCCATGATGGGCCAGTGTTTGCTTGTACTGACATCATATCCAGGCTCActctgcaggagaaaaaagttatttaataGCGAAGCCTACTGGAAACTTTTTTAAGTGCAGTTACTTAAAAGAGTTCACAGTACCCATAGGCAGAGAGTGAAGATGAAGGCAAATAATGAGCACACCATAACATGTTACTGTATCAGTCATTTGCAGCAATAGAAACAAATAATGAATGTTAAGTTCACAGGCATGTGACATGACATCATTCAACAACATGGCATGTGGAAACAATACCTGTCAGCTGTCATGGAAAAAATCAGCTGAAAGTGGATATGGTTGCCAGAGGAGGTGATGCAAGGTAGTGTATCTTGCTTAATAAAATATACTGCACGTACTTAAAAATGTTAAGAAATTAAACACATAAACTGGGAGGGCAAGGAATAGCAAATTTAGAAAAAGTCTTGACATAAAAAAGGAACCTGAACTAAATGCAGTGAAATGATAAGCAAGTTCAAGATTTCTTAGGAGCAAGCTGTCTTTGTAGTGTTTCAAGACAGAACAGAGCAGTTGCCAAGGCTAGTTATGGTCAGTAATCAAAGTGGGAGATGGTAGCTCCTAGTTCAAGAATTCCCAATAGCTATGTTGGGATTTGAAAGGTACACAAAAACCAGTTTCTAacaaaatgaggaaagaaagacaCCTAGCCAGTTGTCAACAAGTTAATGGGGggagaaacaaagcaaacaaatcaaATGCCTAGCCTTGAAACACTCCTAAGTGCTGTTTTCAGTGATTCGACCATGTTTAGATAAATTTAGATTTTAGGAATGAAACAGTGAAGTATAATGTTAATACATGGATTACACAGTCACTGCCTACCTAGGGTGCTAATGTCTTGATGAGTAAATTAAAACAGTTAATATACTGTTAACACACAGATCTCTCCGAAAGAtcattcactgtgaattttGTGAAAAGTTTAAGCCATTTCTTACCGTCCCATAGTCTCCAAAACTGAGTCTGTTAAGTCATATGTTGGCATGACAATGTCTTTTGACTCACTGGACCCACACCACGAGAAGATGGGGTGCAAGTTCTGTGGgggcttccttttctccagaggCCAGTCCCccaaattaacaaaaaattcTACATCTGGCATTTTCACCTAAACAGAAGCAAAGTAGGCACAAATGCAGTTTAACACAAAACAGTATTCAGCTGGCATCTTTAAGTTTGAAAACAACCACACTAAGAGGAAAAATAGCCACGTGTTTAATATGCTTACTGTACCTGTAATAAATCACTCACATTTAGAAACCTGTTAGAAGTACTGAGACAACAGAGTAAAGCCTacaaaatggtattttttaaaaaaatagatttgtaCAAAGTCACATAAGGCATAGGAGCATCCTTTTTAGGGGACAGTTTCCAGTTATACTTTACATCATTGGTCACACAATGTTTTTATCAGGCTAGCACTGGGAACCTAACCAGCAACTGTATAGCTCCAAGGTAAGTTGGATCACCTTGTTACTATCTGGAAAATTGATGCTGCCTGGTAAATCAGTTTTCTGTCACACCAGCAATCTGATTCACCCTGTGTCTGCAGGATGCCTAAATTCGACAGAAGAAACATAAATAATCAACCATGATGGGAAGATCACATTTAGTCAGTGCGTCAGTTAATTATTAAGCATAATGTCATCACTTTATTTGGCAGTGTGGAACCATACCTGAAATCACTGTCACAGccaaaaagcaaggaaaatactGTTGATGGCCAGGAAGCAGGACAGAGGGCataattttgctgctttatgAAACTGCGATGCACCCGTATATTAAGCATTGTGTGTGGTTTGGGCATTTTCAAGTGAAGTaagaaaacatacaaaaaagggcagctttgtatttttccaaagaaaggaccagctgctttgtgcagaaacactgaaaatggtGGGACAGTTCAGTATGGAGAGCAAAAGGCAAAACATGACATATGGCTGTGTTTTACAGAACCCTGAAGGCACATATAAGGTTAGTGCAGAACTAATGTCGTATCTCAGTTCACTCTcttcacttcatttttaaaaaatgtacatCTACAATACATCCCCCTCAGTTGCCTCTTTcgaagcaaaagaaattaataattcgCCAAATATCAAAGACTCTTCTAAATGGTGGAAAtactcttttcctttccaagggTGTTTGCTACACAGTCTAATGCTCAGCACTAAACTTCATTACTACAGCGCCATCTAATGGTTATAATGAGCATAAAACCTACAAATTGTATTTTCTACACAACCTCGGCGGCAGAATCACTCAGCAGTTTAAATCTTCTTCTCCAACCAACTATCTACTATCACTCAGTGACACTATCCTaataaaaattcttatttaataGTATTTAATGGGACTGAGACAGTCTCTGTTTTCTAGATTTGTAAACAGTTTCTGGTTTTGGAGTTAGCAATCCTTTTTCAACTTTCAGTCTAAAGTCTTTAGATGCAATTTAACTCCATTATTTCTTGGCCAACGTTACTGACACCAAGAACAGTCTACCTCCATCTTCCAGAGAACAACCTTTTAGATAACTGTAGTCTACATTCATGTCTTCCCTTAGACATCATGTCCTCCTGTAGGCAGTGTTTGATGAAAAAATGCCCAGTTAAATTAATATTCATTTGTACATTTAATCATTTGTCCCATTTTCCTGCGCAATGTTAGTTCAGCAACGTTAGCACTTGAGCAATCCTTAAAGCATGACACCCAAAGGCAGACAGAGTAGCATAACTCATCCCTTACTAATCCTGGAGATAGTGGAAAGGTTACTTGGTATTTCTTTAACATGTTATGTTAACTTGTATTCTGCTTTTTGCAGCAATGTACCTGCAGAGACAGAATTTTCTATTAGATGCTACAGgatgatttatttctttattctacagaaaaaaaaaaaccaaaaccaaaaaacaaccccaaaccaacacACCCTGTCCTGGCTTATCAAACTCATCTATAAAAGCCTGCTTATTCAATTAACTTTTGTGATATTCAATCTGATGGCATTCTGGAACATGACAGCTTCAAACAAGGAGAATCCACTATCTCTCCATAATTAATCAACGagcaagagaaacagaaacaacaacaaatatgCTGATGTGTATTTAAGCCCAGGCTTGTTTAAATTAGGACATGCAGAATAAATGGCTGTACAGATGTACTCACTTTTCTTGTCAAAGAAAGCAGAATGGCATCCATGAAAATTCTGAAGCCGACATGTTCCCCATATGTCTTGATATAAACCTGAAAATAAAGGTTTTACTTTTT is from Cinclus cinclus chromosome 2, bCinCin1.1, whole genome shotgun sequence and encodes:
- the POGLUT2 gene encoding protein O-glucosyltransferase 2 → MRALWPLCLALGAAAAAAAGGGGGGRPSAERSSVWGPGLRAAAALPARYFYVQAVDARGLRFTSSPGENAFQVKITAPEEQFTRVGVQVLDRKDGSFLVRYRMYASYKSLRIEVKTGDKHVAKSPYILKGPIYHENCDCPQEESSAWLEVMNCPQTIPQIQRDLANFPTVDPDKIAKEIPQRFGQRQSLCHYTIKDNEVYIKTYGEHVGFRIFMDAILLSLTRKVKMPDVEFFVNLGDWPLEKRKPPQNLHPIFSWCGSSESKDIVMPTYDLTDSVLETMGRVSLDMMSVQANTGPSWEDKNTTAFWRGRDSRKERLELVKLSRKYPEIIDAAFTNFFFFKHDESLYGPIVKHISFFDFFKYKYQINIDGTVAAYRLPYLLAGNSVVLKQDSIYYEHFYNELQPWKHYIPFKSNLSDLLEKLQWAKDHDEEAKNIAKSGQEFARNNLMGDHIFCYYFKLFQEYASLQVSEPKIRDGMEKVQQPDDDLFPCTCHRKKAKDEL
- the TEX30 gene encoding testis-expressed protein 30 encodes the protein MSGPAEVKVKIPFGNKYLDAIFSVPEKKPTYGVILTHGAGGDMNFPHLVSLAAYLASHGVLCLRFTCKGLNVPYRTKAFKAVVEYLKLSDDYKLSGVFLAGRSMGSRAAASVICQLSQGDDDDGFIQGLVCLSYPLHRPKLQSKLRDEDLLLIRCPVLFVSGSADEMCEKQLLEGVVSKMKTPKKIHWIDKANHGMAVKGRTRNDVMEEINAQVFSWLRENVQLQHR